A genomic segment from Acipenser ruthenus chromosome 5, fAciRut3.2 maternal haplotype, whole genome shotgun sequence encodes:
- the LOC117402719 gene encoding protein stum homolog: MDQKDTEMNEKGISSSTSGVVVQVREKKGPLRAAIPYMPFPVAVICLFLNTFVPGLGTFVSAFTVLCGAQTDLPNRHVCCVFWLNIAAAFIQILTAIVMVGWIMSIFWGMDMVIMASYRNQGIPQQL; the protein is encoded by the exons ATGGATCAAAAAGACACCGAAATGAATGAAAAGGGAATATCTTCATCAACCAGTGGAGTTGTGGTCCAGGTGAGGGAAAAGAAGGGACCCTTGAGAGCTGCTATACCCTATATGCCTTTCCCTGTAGCTGTCATCTGCTTGTTTCTCAATACCTTTGTACCAGGACTGG GTACCTTTGTTTCAGCCTTCACAGTCTTGTGTGGGGCTCAGACTGATTTGCCCAACAGGCACGTGTGTTGTGTATTCTGGTTGAACATTGCTGCTGCATTTATTCAGATCCTCACTGCTATCGTTATGGTGGGATGGATCATGAGTATATTCTGGGGCATGGATATGGTCATCATGGCTA GTTACAGAAACCAAGGAATCCCACAACAGCTGTAA